CCATCTGCTTTGTGCTTGGCTCTGCCCTCTCTGGGCGCTGCAGTTGCCAAAAGCCACTTTGTAAACCTTGTGCCCAGGCCCTCATCCCATGATACCTCCTGGAACAGTTGATGATGCAGGGAACAAAGCCACAGAGGCCtttgctgccagctccagggagTCTGATCGATCTCTCTGTGCATCTGCTGTGTGGACACTGACCTTACAGAGGCAGAGAGTAAATCTATTTAAACAAGGGGAAATGATTTCTGCCCCCTGTCTAACCATCATGTCTTTATTCAGAAGGAAGTCAGTGAGTGGGCTGGCTAATAAAACTTGCACTGGAACATCCAAAAGATACCAGCTCTGCAAAGTCCAAGTAAGGATATCCTTTGTCTTGTCGGGAACACCCGGTGTGGAAAGTCATGGATGGCATTTCTGGGTCCCTTGGAGAGGGGGCACCCCTTGTCCTGTAGTTGTCACCCTGTTGCCCCTCCAAGCAGCTGGGAGTTCCCTTCTTTGGTGCCCATCAGCAGTGTCTGGGCTTTGAGCCTTTTGCCTGTGCTGGGGGCCATAAAACCAGAGAGTGTCTCTGGCAACATTTCCCCGGGGGTTCCTGCAgtggggggaggaagaggaggaggaggaggatgtggCCCTGGCTGGGGAAGGTGATGGAAACACTCCTTGCAGCTGGTGGTGATGTGCCAGAAACCTTTCCCGCACTTTGTTTCCGTCAGGATGTTAATGTATCCCATTCTAGGAGTGCCCTGTGAACGGAAGGAGCTTTCGAGAGGAGCAGTGTTCATCATTTAACTCCCATGTGTATAATGGCAGAACGTATCAATGGAAACCTTTATATCCTGGTAACAAGACATTCTTTGTGTGTTTCATAATGCTCAGCCAAATATTTTGATAGTTATGATGCTACAGCCTGCAGGAAGGCTCCTCCTCTGCTGTTTTAAAGTGGTGTTTCGGAGGCACAATCAGCTGTCTCCTGAGTTCAAAGGCTCGTTGAACCTGCGGGGTAGcttgaaaattaaataacaacatgagttcatgtctgtAGCCTGTGTTGGTCACAGCTCCCGGGGAccagaggctgcaggaggaTGTGAGAGCAGGGGTgatgggctgtgctggcagggacAGTCGGGCTCACCCAGACAAGTGTCCTTTGAGCTGGGGCCTttgctggctgtgctgttttCGGTGACATTTGTCTCTCCCACGCCCTCTGTGTGCTCTGTCAAATGTCACCGAGATGCAGTCAGTCACTTTGGTCATCTGGGGTGAGCAAGAACTGCAGAAACAACTTGGGACTCAAAGACTGAGATTTTATTGAACTTTCAGGCACTGAACTCCCATCAAAATCAAGCATTAAACACAAACCAGGCCAAGCTTTAGAGTTACTGGGAACCCAGGATCCTTCTCCTGGGCAGGCTCCTGAGCTCTGGTTCTTCAGATTCACATTCGGGTGCCGAAGAATAGAGATGGGATCTACTGCAACTGTATTTTAGGGGTCTCTGTACACACCTAGGAACAATTATCTTCATCAAATCACTTTCCCTGTGTACCAAGCCCCTGGCTCGCCAGCCTTGGCAGGGACAACGAGGTAGAACTTGGTCCACGAGCTATTTCTCCTTGGTGGCTTTTGTCCCTCTAAGGTGACAATTTCCTTAAGCACATTTGCTGTTCAAGCTGACTCACCAGAGATGCTGCAGGGAATTGTTTTGTGTTCGAGCAGGCGTTCGTGTGGCTCCTGGGGGATTTGCAGCAGAATGTTTTGACACTGATGCTGCCTTGCTTGGGCGTGCAGGCCAGGGGGTCTCTGGTTGCTCAGGAGTTGGTGGAGACAAACACATGGCATCGGGTTCCTGATGCAAATATGCATTTGTCATTTGCTTCCTGTGGATATTATAAGATGTGGGATTACTGGGCtggtgggtgctgccagccagctGTTGTCTGCAGAAAGCAAAGGGTGAATTAAGTCCATCTCGGGTGAATGTTTATGGAAGAGTTAGAGATTATAAAAGGCTCTAAGTTGCTACGGTTTTGAATGTAGTCTTACACGAGTATTTCCAAAAACGCATCTGTTAATTTAACTCCCGTTGCTCTGTGAACATGCACGTTGCTGTGTGGGGGACATATATCACACTGCAAGTCCTTGCAcaaagcagtgctgctgcctcagtgcCTGTCCTGGGCTGGTGCTGGTGATGCCCCTGGCATCCCTGGGGCATCTCTTCCTGCCAGGCTGTGCCAAGGCTGTCACACTGTCCTAGTGCCATCTCCCGTCTAGCCCGAAACACAGGAGATGGCAACTTCTGAActctcactgctctgcagtTGTGCTGGTGCTGTTGTTGTTTAGCTTGGCAGAGATTCACTGGTTTGGGTAGGATGAAAGTTGTGGTGTTTCTGCTGTTTTTGAATCTCTCTTTATATCCTTTCCCCTTAGATGACTATGTTCACATTTCTAGCAAGCCCTGTGACCTTCATTGCACCACCGTGGATGGCCAGAGACAGTTAATGGTTCAGGCCAGGGATGGAACATCCTGCAAATACACAGATTTCCGAGGGGTTTGCGTGTCTGGAAAATGTGAGGTTGTTAAACATTATAGCAAAAATATTGTTAGTAGCATTCAGAGAATCGCAGTGGGTGCGACGTTTGCCTGACCCTCAGTGCTCTGTCTGTGCATTTTTTAGCCCATTGGATGTGATGGCATTCTCTTTTCCACCCACACCTTGGATAAATGTGGAGTTTGCCAAGGAGATGGGAGCAGCTGCACCCACGTAACCGGCAGTTACCGGAAAGGAAATTCTCATCTTGGTAAGGCTTTGGGGACCAAGGGCTTTAGCTGAGAGGGCTGGGTTTAAAatggactctttttttttttgggaaattgCTTTCAGCTCTTACCAGCTGCCCAGCTTCAGCTTTTCCCACGTGTTCTATGTGTGTTAATGCCACTTGTGAATCTGGGCAGAGAAaaccttctttaaaaaaaaaaaaaaccaaaacaggaaATTTGCGTGGTGCTTGTCAGAAACCAGAGGTCTCTGATGATGAGTGGTGCAAAAGGGTTATGCAAGAGGCTGGTATCTAttttagtcttttttagtcATTTAGCCAAAAACAGGACACTCATGACCCagtaaaactagaaataaaCTATTTGTAATAACAGGAAGCAACAATATCTTGCAAGACCAGGATTTCAAAAATTGGCGTGATGTAAAGCAGCAGAACCTACATGTCCTAAATATAACAATCTAATTCAGGAATTATGATTAATGCTCTCTGAGATGGAGCAAACTGCAGGAACTTCAGTGCTGTGGGAGGGCTTGTCCTGTCCCATCCCTTGCCTGGTGCTAAGCAAAGGGGAGTCAGAGGAGGAACCAGCTGTCAGCTCCCGCTGGGGTTTTGGGAACGCTGGCGAACGCAGGGATCAATACTGAaccacagagcagctcctctAGCTAATAAAACCATCTGCAGATGTATTTTCTTACACCAATTTAGATAAACAGGATATTCGTGCATGTAAGGATTGAATCCTTTCCCCCCTCGTATGTGTTTTCCCTCTGTAAACCAGGACACAATTCAcacatttttctcttccatcACCGATAAGCTCCTGTTTGCAGACCAAAACACgaagggttggggttttttaatccaTAGCTCATTAAAAGTGTGGGTCCAGGCCAGCGTGTTTGATAGGTTGCAGCTCTGCCTGAGCAGTGCTTCTCTCAGATCTCTGGTTCCAAAGATCCTTTCATTAATCCGTAGTTTCCCGTAGGCTATTCCCTGGTAACGCACATTCCCGCCGGAGCGAGGGATATCCAGATAGTGGAACGGAAAAAgtctgcagatgttctgggtgTGTATAACCTCTTGGTACTTCCCTAGGATGCATGCCTATGCTGGTTAATGCTTTTTCCAATGCAGAGCTGGATGTAGTtttgtcatagaatcacagaatatcctgagttggaagggacccacaaggatcatcgagtccattTGTTGCAGACATGAGCTAAATCCGTAGGCAATGTAAATCCAACCGTGGTGTCCAAGCCAGGGTGTTGCTCCTCTCTGCAGTCTGAGCACCTGGGCTGTTTTTGTCAACATTTTGATTGCTTTAATGCAGAAAATGTTGGTGAATATTATTGGGATTTCAGTGGGGTGTGACATACACCCTGGTGCTGGATCACAAGTGACTTCACCTCTCTCGTGATCCCCTTGGCATTCCCTCGCTTGGGGAATGTGCAATGACAACAGCACCAAGGGAATGTGACCTATGTGTGGCCTCGCTGAAGTGTTGGTGACCACACCACCCATCTCACAGGGGAGGTGACAGAGCTGCTCAGGGGCAGTGTGGAAAAATCCAGACTTGCCAAAGAAAAGCACGTTTGCTGCCTCAGAGGCTTGTGGCCTCTGAAAGGTGGCTGCCCCGTcgctggaagtgttcaaggctgggttggatggggttttgagcagcctggtccagtggaaggtgtccctgcccatggcaggaatgAGAGGAGCtcgaaggtcccttccaatgcaaaccattctaggatGATTCTATGAATGAAAAAGGCTTGATGTGGTGAACAGTTCCTGGGCTAGCTCTGGGCGACCTGTCTTGGGCCACTGCTGGCTCAGGGGGCATCAGCTCCCAaggaggcagctcctgcccttggctctctgcagagctgggactgttcaaTGTCCATGCTGGGCTGGTGCCCAAAGGGTGACAGGAGCCAGGGGCGAGTGTGAGCCCCATACCCAGGAGTTTGCAGTGTGGAGGGACTCGCGGCCCAGAACTCTGGGCACGTCCTCACATGGTGTGTGCTGCAAACAGGTGACCAGGGCATTGTCACGTAGGAGAATCCCTTGTTTTACTCCTGTGACACTCTGATTTTACCCCCTGAACGAAACAGGGGCAGCATCCAGAGCTTTGCTCCTGCATGTGACAGCACTGACTGTTCTCTCTCCTTTGAAGCTGTGGCTGATGAAGCCGGGTACTATTTCTTCAACGGGAACTATAAAGTTGACAGTCCAAAGAACTTCAACATTGCAGGCACGGTGTTCAAGTACCGCCGGCCCATGGATGTGTACGAGACCGGGATCGAGTACATTGTTGCCCAGGGACCCACGAACCAAGGGCTGAACATAATGGTGAGCTTTGACTTCTCATGTTCCCAAGCCTGGGGGtgatgggaaagagaaaatccaCCTCGGATTGAGGGAGGGGTGAGCTTGGGAGCAGAATCCTGCCATGGTTTCACATGAGGAGGGGAGTGACTCTTCCCAGTTCCTCACCTAACCCTATTTTACTTGTGTCAGTGCACTCAGATTTAGGCAGGGCTCTGAGTGGTGAACGTGGGCTTGGTAACtcctctctgcagggagaagatgCCTCAGGCACTGTGAGGGGATTTCTCTTCTATTCCTTGGCATTTTTATCCAAGTTACCtggcaggaaaagcaaaaataagaaaCTGGGCCAGAGAGCTTAGACAAGTGCATAAAACTTTAACCCCAATTCTTTCTTGAAAGAAAACTGCATAAAACCAGGTATTTGGAGAAAAGGCCCTTAATTTTCTTCTGGGCAGCCAGCCAGAGCCCAGCTCCCAACATCTTCCATGTTAGCCCCAGGCTCTTCTGGAAGGGGAAAGGATGGTTGCTTGGGTGCTTAAAAAGCTTTAGACCACTATGAGGTTGTCTCAGCTGGGAGTCCCCAGCCCCAGTGGGATGTAGGAGCTGCAGGGGAGGGTGTGCTCCTCATAAAGCCACAAAAAGTGGCTTTGCACGTGATAGTCAGGGGACTTGTGAATTGGCTCCCCCAAGCCTCTGGTCACTCAGTGGCTGAGGACAAAGTGTGACCTGTGGCTCCTGAGCTGGGGTTAATCcccactgcagcactgccaaacAACCCTTGGAAAGTGGTGCTGGGCTCCAGCAGGAAGAAGTTGGCACTGTGAAGGAAAACAGACTGGAAATAGCAAAATAGATGCTCCCCAACTGTCAGGTCCAAGATGAATCCCGTGCCTTGCGTGCCACGAATTCCCTGCACCCGCTAAGAGCTTCATTTCTTTGCTAGGTCTGGAATCAAAATGGCAAGAACCCATCCATCACGTTTGAATACACTCTCCTGAGGAAGCCACACTCAAAAAATCTGCAGCCCATCTACTACACCTTCTCCGAGTCGGAGAGCGAAGAGAGCCGGGAGTTCGATGGAGACGTGCCATTGGGCTTTATCCAGCACAATGCAACCTATTTTGGGAAAATCTCCAGGGAAAGGATAGACTTGGAGAACCAGGTGTTTGGAAGGCAGGACACGGAGGAAGATTTAAACTTGAGCAAAGGTCAGGAAACCAATGAGGTCTATGAAAGAGCAGAAACAATTGACTGTGAGCCAAAACTGAAGGGCAAACAACCCCAAGGTAAGGAGGAGACTTGGGCCTCACTGTTCTGCTTCTCAGAGCTCTTGTTGAGAAACGCTCTGTTTCTACCTCTggtggttctgctggtttgtgtTTTGGAAACCTCTGAAAGTTCTTTAAAACATCTCTGCTCACAAATCCTCTTTGCCCTTCAGATTCTGGTTTCTGGTGGGGGCGTGCGGGGGGTGGACACCGGGTGAGAGCTCCCCGCTGGTGCCCTGCTGTGCTTTGCCTCATGCCAAGGACAGGAGGGAGCCCTGGGTGCACAAAACTCCCTGTCACAACATCTCCCATCACCTCCCACTCCTCCAAAGCCCCCAGCAACTCCTTCCCATTCGAGTCCCTTGGGCACCCCACCCCCAAAGTGCCTGGAGTGCTTTCCCAGCATGGCTGCATGGGCTGTGGGGCGAGGAGGGCACCTTCCTTTCACCTCTGCTATTGCTTTGGGCAGTGCTGGCGGGTGCTGAGCTCCCCTCTGGCCACACCATAGCGGGATAAGCCCTCCCAAAGCTGCACACCCTTGAGAACCCCATGAGATTCCCCCTCCCCAGAAGCCAACCCCTGCCTCTTGCCCCCCGTGTGGCTGCTCAGGCTCCGGCGTGTCCCCGCTGCTCCGGGCTGCTTTTCCCTCCCAGCCTTGATGCATTTTGTGGTTGTCACTGTGGTTTCCCCCCTGTTGGCTCCAATCTAGATTCAAACGTAACCAGGTCTACTTACCAGACAGACCATGACGACAGAGACCTGGAGCCCAGGCTCacctccagggaattccttctGGAGAACGCCATCACGGACAAGCTGCTGGACAAGACCTCGGACTCCAAGGAGCTGGTGCTCAACATGACCATGAACAGCATCTTCGCCCAGGGAGACCCGATCAACTCGGTGGGGTCACCCATCGACAGCCTCTACGTGGACTACGAGGACACCGATGGCCTCATGACCTACTCGGTCAACAGCACCTACATGGAGCTGAGCAACGGCAAAGCCACCAACACCTCTGCAGAGACACCGTTTTCAAACGCCACCGTCACCATGAGCAGCCCTCAAGGGAACAGAACCCACAAAGCAAGGTAGGAGACGTGCCTTTAATTACAGTAAATCCAATTTATTGCTGTTCTCGACCCGTAATAGCCCTATGCTCCATGCACTGTTTCCATTTCTTTGGAAGCAGGAGGTAAGTCGGGGGTGGGATGGTGAAAACTCTCTGTTGGGAGttaatttggaaggaagggCCAGAGGTTTGGGAGCAGAAAGTCAGGAGAGCATTTAAGCAAGAGGAAAACTCGATGTCACCCTTGGTGGGCCTCGGTTGGGAAGTCCAAGCTGATATTTGTCAGCTGAGGCCTTGCTCTCTGCTGTCACAGCTTGTCAGAGCCATGGCCATAAAGAATCCTCTTCCTTCTGCCTTCTCTTGATGTCCTGCTCCCATtccccagccccttcctccGAGTTCTGATGCAGCAGAAGTTGGTCCTGGCCCCTTTTCACCCACCCTGTTGAGTGCCACCCACGATCCTCCTCACTTGGGATGGCAGGAATatgcttccagcagctcccaggcacggccctgcccgggagctgctggagaggcagAGCAGGACACTGGGAGCTCCACTGTAggtcctgcaggaactgcctGGGTTTGttgcctcagcagctgcagaagcagcGCAGGGAGTCACGGCTTGggcagcaatatccaaagctctgcaggagcagctcagtgaCTGATACTGGGACCATCACTTCAGGACTCCTTTAGATGGCTGGTTTGAATGGGAGTGGGGAGGTAAAGAAAGGCTTAATATAGATTTAGCAGCAGGTTTTGTTCTGGGGGAGGATGGAAGGAAGTCTTGGGACAGTGCTGATCCCCCAGCCTGTATCTATCCCCTTTGAGATGTCCCAGGGCTCTCTGAGGAGCAGCCTTGATTCCCAGCCTGGAACTCATTCCCAGTGTGGGCCCATGGGGACTGAGATGGGGCCAGTGCTCAGAGcagcaatcacagaatcacagaatgaaaaaggttggaaaagacttttgaGATCATCATGTCCAACCTATGACTCAACACCTCCTCATCacctaaaccatggcactgagggccacagccaggcttttttcaaacacatccagggatggtgactccaccccctccctgggcagacaaTTCCAATGCCCAATTGCTCTTCCAGTGAAGAATTGTTTCTTAATGTCTAGCCTAAAAATTAGCCCTCCAATTAGTCTCCAAGTAGTCCTCCTTCATGGTCAGCCACACACGAGAgcactccctgggcagcttgaGCTGACACTGGGGCCTTGGGAGCATCCAGGTCCCAGAGCCAGGCTGTGGATTTGGGTCCCATTGTGCAGCCCCACGGCACCCCAGCCCCCTGTCAGCCTCCTCCTGGATCTGTAAAACACGGGATAAGGTGCTGAGCTTGAGGAGATGCAAAGCCCTGAGCAGATGCTCCCTCAGGTTAGAGTCAACTGGATTTACCCACAACTGCCACTACGTTATGCTAAAGACACTCATGCTAAAGAAAATGGCCATGCAGCCAAATGGATCAACAAACTTCTCAATGATAAGAACATGAAAACGTTGCCAAGGGCTTGACTCTGTCATCTCTCCTCGTGGCTTGGCGTGGGAGTGCTGCCTTCAGCTGCCAAAGCAAGCATTTCATCCGTCCTCTGACGGAGAGGGCAGCGCCTTCAGCTCCCCTTACCCTACCCTGGGGCAACAAAGGCACTGCCCTGCCCCTTGGGGCTCCCCCAGGCCCCATCACACTCCCTCAGCTGCCACCCTGTACCCCAAAGCTCTACCCCAGCAGCTGTGAAATGGGGGCAGTGCTTTCCTACCTCCTGGGAATACAGGGAGCTTTAGACCTTGGAGCAGCTTGGCTCTTACAGGGCAATCACAAAATAACTTTTGGTG
The sequence above is a segment of the Aphelocoma coerulescens isolate FSJ_1873_10779 chromosome 17, UR_Acoe_1.0, whole genome shotgun sequence genome. Coding sequences within it:
- the ADAMTSL2 gene encoding ADAMTS-like protein 2 isoform X3, with protein sequence MKTSKWRWSSISLSAQLQLKGTLALLLVGNVVFVIAQDLTQTSNSLEEGSDVTAYWWGEWTKWTACTRTCGGGVKSQERHCLRQRRKSVSGLANKTCTGTSKRYQLCKVQECPVNGRSFREEQCSSFNSHVYNGRTYQWKPLYPDDYVHISSKPCDLHCTTVDGQRQLMVQARDGTSCKYTDFRGVCVSGKCEPIGCDGILFSTHTLDKCGVCQGDGSSCTHVTGSYRKGNSHLGYSLVTHIPAGARDIQIVERKKSADVLAVADEAGYYFFNGNYKVDSPKNFNIAGTVFKYRRPMDVYETGIEYIVAQGPTNQGLNIMVWNQNGKNPSITFEYTLLRKPHSKNLQPIYYTFSESESEESREFDGDVPLGFIQHNATYFGKISRERIDLENQVFGRQDTEEDLNLSKGQETNEVYERAETIDCEPKLKGKQPQDSNVTRSTYQTDHDDRDLEPRLTSREFLLENAITDKLLDKTSDSKELVLNMTMNSIFAQGDPINSVGSPIDSLYVDYEDTDGLMTYSVNSTYMELSNGKATNTSAETPFSNATVTMSSPQGNRTHKARNRLKLLRKGQGVSAADMYRWKLSSHEPCSSTCTTGVMSTYAMCVRYDGIEVDDTYCDAMTRPEPIHEFCAGRECQPRWETSSWSECSRTCGEGYQFRIVRCWKMISPGFDSSVYSDLCESADIARPDERKVCKNPACGPQWEMSEWSECSARCGERSVVTRDIRCSEEEKLCDASARPLAEKNCTGPPCDRQWTVSDWGPRRLRAGQDDPARVLQNQRRARGARVPVQPGHQAPGHPPLRGQELPLALAGAGLGAVQHDVWPGCEEEDRALPGDCQWQDQDPQRRRL